The following proteins are encoded in a genomic region of Candidatus Thermoplasmatota archaeon:
- a CDS encoding choice-of-anchor J domain-containing protein produces the protein MKTRRDFYIKAGIIAIVTLACIMPGSAVLTKTIDFEYDYIQAKTTLGITNRDIVFQDSFETYPDFIVDDFPPWTTYDGDGGQTWGMQGVTWPNAGYVGAFMIFNPSQTSPPINTNHPAHTGQKYASCWDAVTQYAPNNDWLITPKLLATTFETVSFWARSITTQYGLERFKVLVSTTDTNPSSFVKISPGAYVETPVTWTQYTYDISQYSGQQIYIAINVVSNDAFAFFLDDFVVTGTGGVQPLQVDAGGPYTADVGVPIQFTGTATGGVAPYTWLWNFGNGATSTAQNPTYAYPEPGTYTVTLTVTDSANPQNQANDTAAATITCPLEITAIKGGFGITVTAKNTGSADLTNVAWRIVLNGGVIILGKEKTGTIDIPAGDQVSIKSFVLGFGKTTVTTTVGCAEKEVDAKVLLFLVKI, from the coding sequence ATGAAAACAAGAAGAGATTTTTATATAAAAGCAGGTATCATTGCAATTGTCACCCTTGCATGTATCATGCCAGGGTCAGCAGTTTTAACCAAAACCATTGATTTTGAGTATGATTACATCCAAGCAAAAACAACGTTGGGAATAACTAATCGAGATATTGTTTTCCAAGATAGTTTTGAAACCTATCCAGATTTTATCGTCGATGATTTCCCACCATGGACAACCTACGATGGGGATGGCGGTCAAACATGGGGTATGCAGGGGGTCACTTGGCCAAATGCAGGCTATGTTGGTGCATTTATGATATTTAACCCTTCACAAACATCGCCGCCAATTAACACCAATCATCCAGCGCATACCGGTCAAAAATATGCAAGCTGCTGGGATGCAGTAACACAATATGCACCAAATAACGATTGGCTGATTACACCAAAATTATTAGCAACAACTTTTGAGACTGTGAGTTTCTGGGCACGATCAATTACAACTCAATATGGATTGGAACGATTTAAAGTACTGGTATCAACAACAGATACAAATCCATCGAGTTTTGTAAAAATATCCCCTGGAGCATATGTGGAAACACCAGTTACCTGGACACAGTATACCTATGACATTTCCCAATATTCTGGACAACAAATCTACATAGCCATAAATGTTGTATCCAATGATGCATTTGCATTTTTCCTTGATGATTTCGTTGTAACTGGTACTGGAGGTGTTCAACCGCTACAAGTTGATGCTGGCGGACCATATACCGCTGATGTTGGTGTCCCTATTCAATTCACGGGCACTGCGACTGGTGGAGTTGCACCATATACGTGGCTTTGGAATTTTGGAAATGGAGCAACATCAACAGCACAAAACCCAACATATGCATATCCTGAACCAGGAACCTATACCGTAACCCTCACAGTAACTGATAGTGCAAACCCACAGAATCAAGCAAATGACACTGCAGCTGCAACAATAACCTGCCCGCTTGAAATTACTGCAATAAAAGGTGGTTTTGGAATCACCGTAACTGCAAAGAACACGGGTTCAGCTGATCTCACAAATGTTGCATGGCGCATCGTTCTGAATGGCGGAGTTATTATTCTTGGAAAAGAGAAAACAGGAACTATTGATATACCTGCAGGCGACCAAGTATCCATAAAATCGTTTGTTCTTGGGTTTGGAAAAACAACAGTTACTACAACTGTTGGATGTGCTGAAAAAGAGGTTGACGCAAAAGTACTATTGTTCTTGGTTAAAATATAA
- a CDS encoding thiolase domain-containing protein (Catalyzes the synthesis of acetoacetyl coenzyme A from two molecules of acetyl coenzyme A. It can also act as a thiolase, catalyzing the reverse reaction and generating two-carbon units from the four-carbon product of fatty acid oxidation) — translation MKQKACIIGGATTPFDYGPTGFESIEGGAAECVRETQKDIPDFSLRDLDLMIYSHFSVHFGHQLAPEWIIHDHLGLAGLPHYRVENGGNTGGSALYAAALAVMSGHHDVVGIVGWETMDSVSQSQGSEFIAMASDIRYELMVGGIYPIYYAAMANKWMKENKVTEEDVALIAVKNKNNAMDNPKAQWYRNEHRYITVDDVLNSRLIAYPIKKYDCCLMTRGVAFLVVCSERYAKKVNPDYYVTIDGIGLSSCTIRAGDRIQYPSWQERYGPGYPDMTEFAACRYSAEQAYKMAGITDPLKQIDFGEIHDAFSTSEAQIYKALGLADTDTIAQFIRDKRTYMHGDIPMNPGGGLLGYGHPVGATGLMSAIECYYQLAGIIPKKHLSSKTQVPDAECGIVNSHAGTGTSISNFIIRRH, via the coding sequence ATGAAACAGAAAGCATGTATTATTGGAGGGGCGACAACACCTTTTGATTACGGTCCAACTGGTTTTGAAAGTATTGAAGGGGGGGCCGCAGAATGCGTTCGAGAGACACAAAAGGACATACCTGATTTTTCTCTCCGAGATCTTGATTTGATGATCTATTCACATTTCTCGGTCCATTTTGGTCATCAACTTGCACCTGAATGGATTATCCATGATCATCTTGGCCTAGCTGGACTTCCGCATTATCGAGTTGAAAATGGCGGAAACACCGGAGGTTCAGCGTTATATGCTGCAGCACTTGCGGTAATGTCAGGCCATCACGATGTTGTTGGCATTGTAGGCTGGGAAACCATGGATTCAGTATCGCAATCTCAAGGAAGTGAATTTATTGCGATGGCATCTGACATCAGATACGAGCTGATGGTTGGTGGAATCTATCCGATTTATTATGCGGCTATGGCAAATAAATGGATGAAAGAAAATAAGGTTACTGAGGAAGATGTTGCCTTAATTGCTGTAAAAAATAAAAATAATGCAATGGATAATCCAAAAGCTCAATGGTATCGTAATGAACATCGCTACATCACGGTTGATGATGTATTAAACTCTCGATTGATTGCATATCCAATTAAAAAATATGATTGCTGTTTGATGACACGAGGTGTTGCATTTTTAGTTGTTTGTTCAGAGCGCTATGCCAAAAAAGTGAACCCTGATTATTATGTAACTATTGACGGTATCGGTCTTTCAAGCTGTACGATCCGTGCGGGCGACCGGATTCAGTACCCCTCATGGCAAGAGCGATACGGACCAGGATATCCTGATATGACTGAGTTTGCAGCATGTCGATATTCTGCAGAACAAGCATACAAAATGGCTGGTATTACAGATCCATTGAAACAGATCGACTTTGGCGAAATCCATGATGCTTTTTCAACCTCAGAAGCACAAATCTACAAAGCATTAGGTCTTGCTGACACCGATACAATTGCTCAGTTTATCCGAGATAAACGAACCTATATGCATGGCGATATCCCGATGAATCCTGGAGGCGGCCTTCTTGGATATGGCCATCCCGTTGGTGCAACAGGTCTCATGAGCGCGATTGAATGTTATTATCAGCTCGCTGGCATAATTCCAAAGAAACATCTCAGTTCGAAAACACAGGTACCTGATGCAGAATGCGGGATTGTAAATAGCCATGCTGGGACTGGAACAAGTATCTCCAATTTTATTATTCGGAGGCATTAG